Proteins found in one Mycoplasmopsis gallopavonis genomic segment:
- a CDS encoding amino acid permease yields the protein MSNALLFVYAFAGTEDVSAMVKDVKFKSFRKILLIAFAFVLVFYFIVYTLLLNFAIVKTEKGLIAVYSVFGIIGTILFILGYLSNDVGSKVTLSIATARKLVPIAEDGHLFSFLTKRNRRGEFSNAIWFTTIITLITMVIFWIMNIFLGSSKPDEQDKFFETAIIANGIALLVEDICTFIVALILDRKKIITKIPLWEKLYYLFDIVLIITLILSFFFPQIYGEPAETSNYVVIVIYFGFLILGVLFKTISFLNKK from the coding sequence ATGTCAAACGCACTTCTTTTTGTTTATGCTTTCGCAGGGACAGAAGATGTATCAGCCATGGTTAAAGATGTTAAATTTAAAAGTTTTAGAAAAATTTTATTAATTGCGTTTGCATTTGTTTTAGTTTTCTATTTTATTGTTTATACTTTACTTTTAAATTTTGCTATTGTTAAAACCGAAAAAGGTTTAATTGCTGTTTATTCTGTTTTTGGAATTATCGGTACAATACTTTTTATTTTAGGTTATTTATCAAATGATGTTGGTTCGAAAGTAACTTTAAGTATTGCGACTGCTCGTAAATTAGTTCCAATTGCAGAAGATGGTCATTTATTTAGTTTTTTAACCAAAAGAAATCGTAGAGGTGAATTTTCAAATGCGATTTGATTTACAACAATTATCACCTTAATTACCATGGTTATTTTCTGAATTATGAATATTTTTCTAGGTTCTAGCAAACCTGATGAACAAGATAAATTTTTTGAAACAGCAATCATAGCAAACGGAATTGCTCTTTTAGTTGAAGATATTTGTACATTTATTGTTGCTTTAATTTTAGATCGTAAAAAAATCATTACCAAGATTCCCCTTTGAGAAAAACTTTACTATTTATTCGATATTGTTTTAATTATCACTTTAATTTTAAGTTTCTTTTTCCCACAAATATATGGTGAACCAGCTGAAACTTCAAATTATGTAGTTATTGTTATTTACTTTGGGTTCTTAATTTTAGGAGTTTTATTTAAAACGATTTCATTTTTAAATAAAAAATAA
- a CDS encoding YlxR family protein, whose amino-acid sequence MNEKINTNFTRKCIVTNEIVNVNQLIRFNFDKQNLTVSLDLKRNKKGRGAYMLPTWENWEKAKKNKALNRSFRTNIPKVVYENIEEQLREVLYEQKTK is encoded by the coding sequence ATGAATGAGAAGATTAATACAAATTTCACACGTAAATGTATTGTAACTAATGAAATTGTTAATGTAAATCAGCTTATTCGTTTTAATTTTGATAAACAAAATTTAACTGTTTCGCTTGATTTAAAGCGAAACAAAAAAGGTCGAGGAGCATACATGCTTCCAACTTGAGAAAACTGAGAAAAAGCAAAAAAAAATAAAGCTTTAAATCGTAGTTTTCGTACAAATATTCCTAAGGTAGTTTATGAGAATATTGAAGAACAATTAAGGGAGGTTCTATATGAGCAAAAAACTAAATAG
- the upp gene encoding uracil phosphoribosyltransferase translates to MLKIINHPLIQIKLTKMRDKNSDHLIFRNNLNEIASLMVYEILRDYQTKSYQITTALNLEYQGQTFDKEIVLVPILRAGLGMLDGILNLVPQARVGHIGMYRDEETLKPTAYYYKMPNVPKDSLVIVLDPMLATGNSAADAIKALQEDGFTNIQLVCLVGVASAVTKIEQEFGQDFQIYLASQDQMLNEKGYIVPGLGDAGDRIFGTK, encoded by the coding sequence ATGCTTAAAATCATTAATCATCCATTAATTCAAATTAAATTAACAAAAATGCGTGATAAAAATTCAGATCACTTAATTTTTCGTAATAATTTAAATGAAATTGCATCTTTAATGGTTTATGAAATTCTCCGTGATTATCAAACAAAATCTTACCAAATTACTACTGCTTTAAATTTAGAGTATCAAGGTCAAACTTTTGATAAAGAAATTGTTTTAGTGCCAATTTTAAGAGCTGGTCTAGGGATGCTGGATGGAATTTTAAACTTAGTGCCGCAAGCTCGTGTTGGACACATCGGGATGTATCGTGACGAAGAAACTCTTAAACCAACCGCATATTATTACAAAATGCCTAATGTTCCAAAGGATTCACTTGTAATTGTTTTAGATCCGATGCTCGCAACAGGAAATTCAGCTGCTGATGCAATTAAAGCACTACAAGAAGATGGTTTTACTAATATTCAACTTGTTTGTTTGGTCGGAGTTGCTAGTGCAGTTACAAAAATTGAGCAGGAATTTGGACAAGATTTCCAAATATATCTTGCTTCACAAGATCAAATGTTAAACGAAAAAGGTTACATAGTTCCGGGTCTTGGGGATGCAGGTGATAGGATTTTTGGAACAAAATAA
- a CDS encoding Smr/MutS family protein: MRSKQVDLHGLETDEAVIIAYQHLLEFQKNQIDSLVFITGKGTGALKTVIANLLDKEKSNIHELIMVVQ; the protein is encoded by the coding sequence ATGAGATCAAAACAAGTAGACTTACATGGACTTGAAACTGATGAAGCAGTAATTATTGCTTATCAACATCTTTTAGAATTTCAAAAAAATCAAATTGATTCACTAGTTTTTATAACAGGTAAAGGAACTGGAGCTTTAAAAACTGTTATTGCAAATTTATTAGATAAAGAAAAATCCAATATACATGAATTAATAATGGTGGTGCAATAG
- a CDS encoding class I tRNA ligase family protein translates to MNNKYDFKHIDAKWQAKWLETGYFEPSLDFSKPKKYILSMFPYPSGKIHMGHVRNYSLGDALARYWRRKGFNVLHPFGWDAFGLPAENAAIKNQIHPRTWTYKNIQDMDREIQRLGLSFAWDYECITSDENYTKWEQYIFIKLWEKGLIYKKKSQLNWCEFDNTVLANEQVIDGKCWRCDQNVTIKEMDTYYLKITAYADELLADLKKLEGHWPQQVLTMQENWIGKSNEFKLDLSLKNNLNQEIYTLTLYEKDYLNLLNGKHLALSNKHSLVEELKNQNYYTTEQIELLEDINKHFANKDFSHKIALPTPFVTTNPVTGEIMNVYVCDFASHNPNKQVQIISSENKTHLAFMEANQIEFDENSKQALILEKDLSVETKFNLRDWGISRQRYWGTPIPLVHCDNCGTLPADIRHLPITLPFDVKFTGQGNPLTTNPEWMQTTCPKCKGKATRETDTLDTFFESSWYFLRYTTPTNLRDEMIFEPKHLEYWNSVDEYIGGIEHAILHLLYARFFTKVLADLNLVSFREPFNNLLTQGMVLKDGAKMSKSKGNTVEPSKMIDNFGADTSRLFIFFAAPPQKELEWSDAGVNGCFKFLNRLYERSFEINPNLDFKNINNSELNQDEKIARYKLYLGMQKQQEVFENRANEYSFNTLVSWAMETLNAYDKVTKPELITEMFYVLLNLLEPFTPHFAWEISEKYFNLTNLTDFTIDLKALEQDTVTYPISVNGKFRVEITVDKNLSKDQILNLAKQAAAKWIGDAQIIKEIFVPNKIVNLVIK, encoded by the coding sequence ATGAATAATAAATATGATTTTAAACACATTGATGCTAAATGACAAGCTAAATGACTTGAAACTGGATATTTTGAACCTAGTTTAGATTTTAGTAAACCTAAAAAATATATTTTAAGTATGTTCCCGTATCCAAGTGGAAAAATCCACATGGGTCACGTGCGAAATTACTCATTAGGTGACGCTCTTGCTCGTTATTGACGGCGTAAAGGATTTAATGTTTTGCACCCATTTGGTTGAGACGCTTTTGGTTTACCGGCGGAAAATGCGGCTATTAAAAACCAAATTCATCCACGAACTTGAACATATAAAAATATTCAAGATATGGATCGTGAAATTCAACGTCTTGGTCTTTCATTTGCCTGAGATTATGAATGCATTACAAGTGATGAAAACTATACAAAATGAGAACAATACATTTTTATTAAACTTTGAGAAAAAGGTTTAATTTACAAGAAAAAATCACAACTTAATTGGTGTGAATTCGATAATACTGTTCTTGCAAATGAACAAGTAATTGATGGAAAATGTTGACGTTGTGATCAAAATGTAACAATCAAAGAAATGGATACTTACTATCTTAAAATCACTGCTTATGCTGATGAATTACTTGCTGATCTTAAAAAACTAGAAGGTCACTGACCGCAACAAGTTTTAACAATGCAAGAAAATTGAATTGGAAAAAGCAATGAATTTAAATTAGATTTAAGCTTAAAAAATAATCTTAATCAAGAAATTTATACTTTAACTTTATACGAAAAAGACTATTTAAATTTATTAAACGGAAAACATTTAGCTCTTTCTAATAAACATTCTTTAGTTGAAGAACTTAAAAATCAAAATTACTATACTACCGAACAAATTGAGCTACTTGAGGATATTAACAAACATTTTGCGAACAAAGATTTCTCTCATAAAATAGCTTTACCAACTCCTTTTGTCACAACAAACCCAGTGACAGGGGAAATTATGAATGTTTATGTTTGTGATTTTGCTTCACATAATCCAAACAAACAAGTTCAAATTATTTCTAGCGAAAATAAAACACACTTAGCATTTATGGAAGCAAATCAAATCGAATTTGATGAAAATTCAAAACAAGCTTTAATTTTAGAAAAAGATTTAAGTGTTGAAACTAAATTTAATTTAAGAGATTGAGGAATTTCTCGTCAAAGATATTGAGGTACACCAATTCCACTTGTTCATTGTGATAATTGTGGTACTTTACCTGCTGATATTCGTCATTTACCAATTACCTTACCATTTGATGTTAAATTTACAGGTCAGGGAAATCCGCTTACTACAAATCCAGAATGAATGCAAACAACTTGTCCAAAATGTAAAGGTAAAGCAACAAGAGAAACAGACACTTTAGACACTTTCTTTGAATCTTCTTGATATTTCCTTCGTTATACAACCCCAACAAATTTACGTGATGAAATGATTTTTGAACCAAAACATTTAGAATATTGAAACTCAGTTGATGAATATATTGGTGGTATTGAACATGCGATTTTACATCTTCTTTACGCTCGTTTTTTCACAAAAGTTTTAGCAGACTTAAATTTAGTTTCATTTAGAGAACCATTTAATAATCTTTTAACCCAAGGTATGGTTTTAAAAGATGGTGCAAAAATGTCAAAATCAAAAGGTAATACAGTCGAACCATCAAAAATGATCGATAATTTTGGAGCAGATACTTCAAGATTGTTTATCTTTTTTGCTGCACCTCCACAAAAAGAATTAGAATGAAGCGATGCTGGTGTTAATGGATGTTTTAAATTTTTAAATCGTCTTTATGAACGTAGTTTTGAAATTAATCCAAATTTAGATTTTAAAAATATTAATAATTCAGAATTAAATCAAGATGAAAAAATAGCAAGATATAAACTTTATTTAGGTATGCAAAAACAACAAGAAGTTTTCGAAAATCGTGCTAATGAATATTCATTTAATACTTTAGTTTCATGAGCAATGGAAACTTTAAATGCTTATGATAAAGTAACTAAACCAGAATTAATTACCGAAATGTTTTATGTGCTTCTTAATTTATTAGAACCATTTACACCTCATTTTGCATGAGAAATTTCAGAGAAGTACTTTAATTTAACAAACTTAACTGATTTTACAATTGATTTAAAAGCTCTTGAACAAGATACTGTAACTTACCCAATTTCAGTTAACGGTAAATTTAGAGTTGAAATAACAGTTGATAAAAATCTAAGCAAAGACCAAATTTTAAATTTAGCAAAACAAGCTGCAGCTAAATGAATTGGTGATGCTCAAATTATTAAAGAGATTTTTGTTCCAAACAAAATTGTTAATTTAGTAATTAAATAA
- the infB gene encoding translation initiation factor IF-2, giving the protein MSKKLNRISNVDDIKEQLSTTKTELKDGVFIFTGKMSIGEFAQKTKLNPNDIIKKFFMLGKMYNLNHLLDEEEIMELCLENGFDFQKETNIDAGNFLDEVHFKDKEEDLVRRTPVITVMGHVDHGKTTLIDKIRNSNIVATESSGITQHTGAYQIKHNDFRITFLDTPGHEAFTKMRARGAKVTDIVILVVAADDGVMPQTKEAITHAQAAGVPIIVFVNKMDKPNKDLDRLKGELAEANVVIEEYGGDTQIVYGSALKGEGLNELFDQIKLLAELLGLKANPKRYPIGTVIESRVDKGVGVVSTIIVENGTLYKGDFIVAGSKFGRIRMLKDAQGNEMEFVKPGWPALISGLNYTPEAGDKFVGINDEKFAKKLASEKSSQDKLQSLSENTVSSNNEGKKSINIIIKSDVVGTAEAIKGQLQDLENDEAYIKIVSATAGNVTDSDLLLAQASNASIFAFNLKVTPAMKQNAASNKVSLVSHDVIYKILEDCQKLLDGEKAPIYEEQKIGEAHIIKVFFYSKVGKIAGCMMDTGLVKEKSKVKVYRRGKLIHEGVIDSLKRELNDAKEVVKGKDFGTHIRDFNDIEEDDVLEFYQDVRVN; this is encoded by the coding sequence ATGAGCAAAAAACTAAATAGAATTAGCAATGTTGATGATATTAAAGAACAATTATCAACCACAAAAACAGAATTAAAAGATGGAGTTTTCATCTTTACAGGGAAGATGTCAATTGGTGAGTTTGCTCAAAAAACAAAACTTAATCCAAATGATATTATCAAAAAGTTCTTTATGTTAGGAAAAATGTACAACTTAAACCATCTTCTTGATGAAGAAGAAATTATGGAGCTTTGTCTTGAAAATGGCTTTGATTTTCAAAAAGAAACCAATATTGATGCAGGTAACTTTTTAGATGAAGTTCATTTCAAAGATAAAGAAGAAGATTTAGTTCGTAGAACACCTGTAATTACTGTTATGGGTCATGTTGATCATGGAAAAACTACTTTAATTGATAAAATTCGTAATTCAAATATTGTTGCAACAGAAAGCAGCGGAATTACTCAACACACAGGTGCTTATCAAATTAAACATAATGATTTTAGAATCACATTCTTAGATACACCTGGTCATGAAGCGTTTACAAAAATGAGAGCTCGTGGAGCAAAAGTAACTGACATTGTTATTTTAGTTGTGGCAGCTGATGATGGTGTTATGCCGCAAACTAAAGAAGCAATTACTCACGCACAAGCAGCCGGGGTTCCAATTATTGTTTTTGTTAACAAAATGGACAAACCAAATAAAGATTTAGATCGTCTTAAAGGTGAACTTGCAGAAGCAAATGTAGTTATTGAAGAATATGGTGGAGATACTCAAATTGTCTATGGTTCAGCTCTTAAAGGTGAAGGTCTTAATGAACTTTTTGATCAAATTAAATTGTTAGCAGAACTTTTAGGTCTAAAAGCCAACCCAAAACGTTATCCAATTGGAACTGTTATTGAATCAAGAGTTGATAAAGGTGTTGGTGTTGTCTCAACTATTATCGTAGAAAATGGAACTCTTTACAAAGGGGATTTCATTGTAGCCGGAAGTAAATTCGGAAGAATTAGAATGTTAAAAGATGCCCAAGGAAATGAGATGGAATTTGTTAAACCAGGGTGACCTGCTTTAATTTCTGGTCTAAACTATACCCCAGAAGCAGGAGATAAATTTGTTGGAATTAATGATGAAAAATTTGCTAAAAAATTAGCAAGTGAAAAATCATCACAAGACAAACTTCAATCATTAAGTGAAAATACTGTTTCATCTAATAATGAAGGTAAAAAATCTATCAATATTATTATCAAAAGTGATGTGGTTGGAACAGCTGAGGCAATCAAAGGTCAATTACAGGATTTAGAAAATGATGAAGCCTACATTAAGATTGTTTCTGCAACAGCCGGAAATGTTACTGATTCTGATTTATTACTAGCTCAAGCTTCAAACGCTTCTATTTTTGCTTTTAATTTAAAAGTAACACCAGCAATGAAACAAAATGCTGCATCAAATAAAGTTTCATTAGTTTCACACGATGTTATTTACAAAATTCTAGAAGATTGTCAAAAATTATTAGATGGTGAAAAAGCACCAATTTATGAAGAACAAAAAATTGGTGAAGCTCATATTATCAAAGTTTTCTTCTACTCAAAAGTAGGAAAAATTGCAGGATGTATGATGGACACAGGACTTGTCAAAGAAAAATCAAAAGTTAAAGTTTATCGTCGTGGAAAATTAATTCATGAAGGTGTTATTGACTCATTAAAACGTGAATTAAATGATGCAAAAGAAGTTGTTAAAGGTAAAGATTTTGGAACACACATTCGTGACTTTAATGATATTGAAGAAGATGATGTTTTAGAATTTTATCAAGATGTTCGTGTCAACTAA
- a CDS encoding isochorismatase family protein, giving the protein MSSNKRLIVVIDMLNGFCFQGPLSDKRIAQIIPQIKNLLLQGDDNLFLCDSHSLNDPEMTIYPPHCLSGTYEAEVVDELKNLIKRKITKQTTYIRINKLDT; this is encoded by the coding sequence ATGTCAAGTAATAAAAGATTAATTGTTGTAATTGATATGCTTAATGGTTTTTGTTTTCAAGGACCACTTAGCGATAAGAGAATTGCACAAATTATTCCTCAAATTAAAAATCTTCTTCTTCAAGGTGATGATAATTTATTTTTATGTGATTCACATAGTTTAAATGATCCGGAAATGACCATTTATCCTCCGCATTGTCTTAGCGGAACATACGAAGCAGAAGTTGTTGATGAGCTTAAAAATTTAATTAAAAGAAAAATTACCAAACAAACTACCTATATTAGGATAAATAAATTAGACACTTAA
- a CDS encoding amino acid permease codes for MQEKHFTQKSFTFFTINYVIGVGFLTTIGSIAKFNYFGYLVIFIAATVVFGISLVFSRLSNSFKEHYGGSYTFAKHINTGQSLVFTNRIIESKAVRNFSFFVGWNQFIQTPILSAISPLFLASTLIGLLNPDSQHYQLYVWLIRAFALLFFIFLTFISTIGLKSSKNIIYYASLVKWFVLLLGLLILIYSISAHNDFSTNLIKFKENQAKTKSHLN; via the coding sequence ATGCAAGAAAAGCATTTTACTCAAAAAAGCTTCACATTTTTTACAATTAATTATGTAATTGGTGTTGGTTTTTTAACAACAATAGGATCTATAGCTAAATTTAATTATTTTGGTTATTTAGTAATCTTCATTGCTGCCACAGTTGTTTTTGGTATTTCATTAGTTTTTTCAAGACTAAGCAATAGTTTTAAAGAACACTATGGTGGTTCATATACTTTCGCCAAGCACATCAATACAGGCCAAAGCCTAGTTTTTACAAATAGAATTATTGAAAGTAAGGCTGTGAGAAATTTTTCATTCTTTGTTGGATGAAATCAATTTATTCAGACCCCAATTCTTTCAGCAATTTCACCGCTCTTTTTAGCATCAACATTAATTGGATTACTTAATCCTGATTCACAACATTACCAATTATATGTTTGATTAATCAGAGCTTTTGCTTTACTGTTCTTTATTTTCTTAACTTTTATTTCTACAATTGGATTAAAAAGCAGTAAGAATATTATTTATTATGCAAGTTTAGTGAAGTGATTTGTTCTTTTATTAGGTCTTTTAATTCTTATTTACTCAATTAGTGCTCATAATGATTTTTCAACTAATTTAATAAAATTCAAAGAAAATCAAGCAAAGACAAAATCACACCTAAATTAA
- a CDS encoding DDE-type integrase/transposase/recombinase, producing the protein MRLKQFTKEQKLKYIHIYQKEGFEIAIITFVEDFWERYQIIKQRKEGKHENPYRRAKALLKSWIKIYNFNMNNLESKSGKSKKPNSGRRKRVSINELCEEDRDLYQDIMEEILEERGVKQQEIFEKIRKRKEEKSKQFRNISKISLVLKLNRTSFYYSCSKKEKIDKKKYIDHELINWINLEAKNSNFVIGRDKLYQKYLLTHQKRISSYLFRLNYEFNQYKSRAYQKKKSKKNKEVKFSRIWASDLVQGNFKSNYFGEKLHADIKFIKTKEGMRFLHVITETFSNTVLNWTLSDIRDSASTIKLVQDTLDKHQIKPTIFHSDHGIEYANFAFSKFLKNVNTKQSMSPKGNSLANRPSEFIFALIQRELLDFYETDKMLDSEVNSIISKYFSWYNFERPQSNLNWKTPHGFLTHATLSV; encoded by the coding sequence ATGCGTTTAAAACAATTTACAAAAGAACAAAAATTAAAATATATCCACATTTACCAAAAAGAAGGTTTTGAAATAGCGATTATAACTTTTGTTGAAGATTTTTGAGAAAGATATCAAATCATAAAACAAAGAAAAGAGGGTAAGCATGAGAATCCTTATAGAAGAGCGAAAGCTTTATTAAAGAGTTGGATAAAAATATATAATTTCAACATGAATAATTTAGAAAGTAAATCAGGTAAAAGTAAAAAACCTAACTCAGGAAGAAGAAAAAGAGTTAGCATCAATGAATTGTGTGAGGAAGATAGAGATCTTTATCAGGATATTATGGAAGAAATTTTGGAAGAAAGAGGAGTAAAGCAACAAGAAATTTTTGAAAAAATTAGAAAAAGAAAAGAAGAAAAAAGTAAACAATTTAGAAATATTTCAAAAATTTCATTAGTTTTGAAATTAAATCGAACTTCTTTTTATTACTCTTGTTCTAAGAAAGAAAAAATTGACAAAAAGAAATATATTGATCATGAATTAATTAATTGAATTAATTTAGAAGCTAAAAATTCTAATTTTGTTATAGGAAGAGATAAACTTTATCAAAAATACTTATTAACGCACCAAAAAAGAATTTCTTCATATTTATTTAGACTAAATTATGAATTTAATCAATATAAATCAAGAGCATATCAAAAGAAAAAATCAAAGAAAAACAAAGAGGTAAAATTCTCTAGAATCTGAGCATCAGATTTAGTTCAAGGAAATTTTAAATCAAATTATTTTGGTGAAAAATTACATGCAGATATTAAATTTATTAAAACAAAAGAAGGAATGAGATTTCTTCATGTTATCACCGAAACTTTTAGTAACACTGTTTTAAATTGAACTTTATCGGATATAAGAGATTCTGCATCTACTATAAAGCTTGTTCAAGATACTCTTGATAAACATCAAATCAAACCTACTATTTTTCATTCAGATCACGGAATTGAATATGCAAATTTTGCCTTTTCTAAATTTTTAAAAAATGTAAATACTAAACAATCAATGTCTCCAAAAGGTAATTCATTAGCAAATAGACCTTCCGAATTTATTTTTGCATTAATTCAAAGAGAATTATTAGATTTTTATGAAACTGATAAAATGTTAGATAGCGAAGTGAATTCAATCATATCTAAATATTTTTCTTGATATAACTTCGAAAGACCTCAATCAAATTTAAATTGAAAAACGCCGCATGGTTTTTTAACACATGCGACGTTAAGTGTCTAA
- a CDS encoding adenine phosphoribosyltransferase, translated as MDIKKLIRDVPDFPKPGIIFKDISPLLANGEALHYTIEQIAKNCADADIIVGPDARGFLFGTPAAAFLKKPFIMVRKPKKLPGKVIAMNYDLEYGSNTLEIQEGFVKQGQKAVIVDDVLATGGTTKAIVKLLESQGVTVTKVVVLLELAELNGRKILGDQIEVVSLVTV; from the coding sequence ATGGATATTAAGAAATTAATTCGTGATGTTCCTGATTTTCCAAAACCAGGAATTATCTTTAAAGATATTTCACCATTACTTGCAAATGGTGAAGCTCTTCATTATACAATTGAACAAATTGCTAAAAATTGTGCTGATGCAGACATTATTGTTGGTCCTGATGCACGTGGTTTTCTTTTTGGGACACCAGCTGCCGCATTTCTTAAAAAACCATTTATTATGGTGCGTAAACCTAAAAAACTTCCTGGGAAAGTTATTGCAATGAATTATGATTTAGAATATGGTTCAAATACCTTGGAAATTCAAGAAGGTTTTGTTAAACAAGGACAAAAAGCAGTTATTGTTGATGATGTTCTTGCGACAGGAGGAACCACTAAAGCAATTGTTAAATTACTTGAATCACAAGGTGTGACAGTTACAAAAGTAGTTGTTCTTTTGGAACTTGCTGAGCTTAATGGACGTAAAATTTTAGGTGATCAAATAGAAGTTGTATCACTAGTAACTGTTTAA
- a CDS encoding MPN527 family putative ECF transporter permease subunit, protein MALVAILLSIAVLTEYGLSFLKVFGFLTFNLSLFLGFICYYFLGYRYFLLFLATKFLTIALITPGDIRVHSVGVAIASLAQFFFVSFYFIFRKSFWFIIPRARTIKWEFIEIQISFVLSLVLSSILLALLNTFLFNLIYFYLYGIIDSISLSEAKKKMPFSFLGIENYFRSWITLYFIFNLCNYAISIVATNIILAIELKTQFLSKHFVAYNQHKY, encoded by the coding sequence ATCGCTTTAGTTGCTATTTTGTTGTCAATAGCAGTTTTAACCGAATATGGACTTTCTTTTTTGAAAGTCTTTGGTTTTTTAACCTTTAACCTTTCACTTTTCTTAGGTTTTATTTGCTATTACTTTTTAGGATATCGTTATTTTCTTTTATTTTTAGCAACTAAATTTCTTACAATTGCATTAATTACACCTGGTGATATTAGAGTTCATTCTGTAGGTGTTGCAATTGCTTCTCTTGCTCAATTTTTCTTTGTTTCATTTTATTTCATTTTTAGAAAGAGTTTTTGGTTTATTATCCCACGAGCAAGAACTATTAAATGAGAGTTTATTGAAATTCAAATTTCATTTGTTCTTTCTTTAGTTTTATCTTCAATTTTGTTAGCCCTTTTAAATACTTTTCTTTTTAATTTAATTTATTTTTATCTCTACGGCATTATTGATTCAATTAGTTTAAGTGAAGCTAAGAAAAAAATGCCTTTCTCATTTTTAGGAATTGAAAATTACTTTCGTTCTTGAATTACTCTTTATTTTATTTTTAATTTATGCAATTATGCAATTAGCATTGTTGCAACTAACATAATTTTAGCAATTGAGTTAAAAACTCAATTTCTTTCTAAACATTTTGTTGCTTATAACCAGCACAAATATTAG
- the mutM gene encoding bifunctional DNA-formamidopyrimidine glycosylase/DNA-(apurinic or apyrimidinic site) lyase, which translates to MPEYPEVTVVTRSLNKLVRNETILKIEVRNPKFIHNTTQKEFETQLSNKTILEVKNTGKFIEFILSDHYRILSHLRMAGKYYVCDYREAQISKINIHNYVYFYLTNDKVMIYNDARQFGGFELILPSDQRSLEEIKSLSKLPGETNAELLFRKLQRKTISIKTALLDQKLVLGIGNIYVDEALFAAKVHPMTKCNKISLQELQTILKYAHEIMDESIKHGGSSVHTYQSVNEANGTFQDQLKAYGRAGTICPRCQEVEIVKIKLDYKPNGRGTSFCPKCQVIKD; encoded by the coding sequence ATGCCAGAATATCCAGAAGTAACCGTGGTAACACGAAGTTTAAATAAGTTAGTTAGAAACGAAACAATTCTTAAAATTGAAGTTCGTAATCCTAAATTTATCCACAATACAACTCAAAAAGAATTTGAAACTCAGCTTAGTAATAAAACAATTTTAGAAGTAAAAAATACAGGTAAATTTATTGAATTTATTCTTAGTGATCATTATAGAATTTTGTCACATCTTAGAATGGCCGGAAAATATTATGTTTGTGATTATAGAGAAGCTCAAATTTCTAAAATTAATATTCATAATTATGTTTACTTTTATCTAACTAATGACAAAGTGATGATTTATAATGATGCTCGTCAATTTGGTGGTTTTGAATTGATTTTACCAAGCGATCAAAGAAGTCTTGAAGAAATTAAATCATTAAGTAAATTACCTGGCGAGACAAACGCTGAACTTCTTTTTCGAAAATTACAACGTAAAACAATTAGTATTAAAACGGCTTTATTAGATCAAAAATTAGTTTTAGGAATTGGAAATATTTATGTTGATGAAGCTCTTTTTGCAGCTAAAGTACATCCAATGACTAAATGCAACAAAATTTCTTTACAAGAGCTTCAAACAATTTTAAAATATGCTCATGAAATTATGGATGAAAGCATCAAACACGGTGGAAGTAGCGTTCATACCTATCAATCAGTTAATGAAGCAAACGGAACTTTCCAAGATCAATTGAAAGCTTATGGTAGAGCTGGAACAATTTGTCCTAGATGTCAAGAAGTAGAGATTGTGAAAATTAAATTAGACTATAAACCAAATGGTCGAGGAACAAGTTTTTGTCCAAAATGTCAAGTAATAAAAGATTAA